Proteins from one Ketobacter alkanivorans genomic window:
- a CDS encoding sodium/proline symporter: MIETSFLFSLLIFLAIGLSSMVKSRKTAEDYLVAGKAIPAWLAGLSAVATNNSGFMFIGMIGLTYATGLSSIWLMVGWIGGDLMVSFLTLRPLHAASRSEKVHSYGGLLAHWHGDDNHALRRLIGVLTIFFLTLYAAAQFKAGSKATSVLLEWDRTWGILISAGIVLLYSAAGGLRASIWTDAVQSFVMLFGMGMLIVGGIELAGGWSLSLEKIASIDPQYINWFPDTDLIGVTLFVLGWLFGGIAVVGQPHIVVRFISLDDESHINRMRLYYYAWFILFYSATIIVGLLSRIAFPESSDFDSELALPTMAQLILPDVLVGVILAALFAATLSTADSLILSCSAAVTRDMVQQPGKMHSLWVAKLTTAGVIAIAVSIALTGSESVFALVLDAWGLLGSAFAPLVLLNAMGKRIPQSTSITMVVTGVAVFLLWQQVGWGAVIYSVAPGMIAGLFAYFVLNNNGIREEASRAIPNAERK; encoded by the coding sequence ATGATCGAAACCAGCTTTTTATTTTCACTGCTTATATTTCTGGCCATTGGGCTTTCATCCATGGTTAAGAGCCGTAAGACAGCTGAGGATTATTTGGTTGCAGGCAAGGCGATTCCAGCTTGGCTGGCAGGGCTTTCGGCAGTGGCGACGAATAACAGCGGTTTTATGTTTATCGGTATGATCGGGCTAACCTATGCCACAGGGTTGTCCTCTATTTGGTTGATGGTGGGCTGGATTGGGGGTGATCTGATGGTGTCATTTTTGACCTTGAGGCCATTGCATGCCGCTTCGCGTTCGGAGAAGGTTCATTCATATGGCGGGTTGCTGGCTCATTGGCATGGTGATGATAATCATGCACTACGTCGCTTGATTGGTGTGCTTACCATTTTCTTTCTTACTCTCTATGCTGCTGCGCAATTTAAAGCAGGTAGTAAAGCAACCTCGGTACTTTTAGAGTGGGATCGGACATGGGGTATTCTGATTAGTGCCGGTATTGTTCTGTTATACAGTGCTGCCGGCGGACTGCGTGCCTCTATTTGGACTGATGCGGTTCAGTCTTTTGTCATGTTGTTTGGCATGGGGATGCTAATAGTTGGAGGCATTGAGCTAGCGGGTGGGTGGTCTTTGTCTTTGGAAAAGATTGCCTCTATTGATCCTCAATATATCAACTGGTTTCCTGATACAGATTTGATTGGTGTCACGTTGTTTGTTCTAGGTTGGTTGTTCGGCGGTATTGCGGTGGTCGGTCAGCCACATATCGTTGTTCGCTTCATCAGCCTGGATGATGAATCACATATCAACCGTATGAGGCTTTACTATTACGCCTGGTTCATACTTTTCTACAGTGCAACGATTATTGTCGGCTTGCTAAGCCGTATTGCGTTTCCTGAAAGCTCTGACTTTGATTCGGAGTTGGCGCTGCCCACCATGGCGCAGTTGATATTGCCGGACGTCCTGGTGGGAGTAATACTGGCTGCGTTGTTTGCTGCAACTCTGTCGACGGCGGATTCTTTGATTTTGTCCTGCTCGGCCGCAGTAACCCGTGATATGGTGCAGCAGCCGGGTAAGATGCATTCGCTATGGGTTGCCAAGTTGACCACTGCTGGAGTGATCGCCATTGCTGTGTCGATTGCATTGACCGGCTCGGAATCAGTCTTTGCACTGGTGCTTGATGCCTGGGGGCTGTTGGGGTCAGCGTTTGCGCCGTTGGTGCTTTTGAATGCTATGGGTAAGCGCATACCTCAGTCAACTTCCATCACTATGGTAGTTACCGGTGTTGCTGTGTTTCTGCTGTGGCAGCAAGTGGGTTGGGGTGCGGTGATATACAGCGTAGCTCCCGGCATGATTGCGGGGCTGTTTGCTTATTTCGTGTTGAATAATAACGGCATCAGAGAGGAAGCCAGTCGGGCGATTCCCAATGCAGAGAGAAAGTGA
- a CDS encoding HAD family hydrolase, whose translation MNKTTHILPIPRAILFDWHGTLVDTQDAMIAALEEMLPQLEDLHLIDRLQSEADCHSKDDIKLVRYIRLFRRLHPKILAERRISRTEIFNALFGDDLDAKTMAHRAYNKCYRNYFGKVKPFQQGAREYLASLKRLGIIVGVATNRSREFFEHELRTVDDGSWPRLIELSTCADDVTHYKPDPQVIRYALAQSDIYPKPDTWYIGDSYLDMVTAKEAGVTAVFYNGGCRTPDELNQLFSEDERYVPDAIINSFEELMDQLEQVQDNNPDAFEKIVSKARPPAFPAPKAPPLHIEPDWHPSVAKLTAPRIILFDWHATLVDTLDAMYRAVDDMLPELEQHGLLTRMVDPQQSKSPDDARLVEYVRSYAQLHPKIKADRKISRTDIFEVLFGEDQEAKQIAHRIFNQHYRNHFGTVLPFEPQVRSVMVGLKALGLKLGVITNRDREFFEHEIKAVEGGTWVNLFDTMICGDDTVNRKPHPDQLIESAAQLHREPAMDIWYVGDSTTDIIASKLGGFTGVFFNGAQWDRNWLHTIFPGNDRYPHKPDVVVNDFSEFWALVLACLRNAAT comes from the coding sequence ATGAATAAAACGACTCATATCTTACCCATTCCCAGAGCCATCTTGTTCGACTGGCACGGCACACTGGTCGATACCCAGGACGCTATGATTGCTGCACTGGAGGAAATGCTGCCACAACTTGAGGATCTGCATCTGATAGACCGCTTGCAGTCAGAAGCCGATTGCCACTCCAAAGACGATATTAAGTTGGTCCGCTATATTCGCTTGTTCAGGCGTCTACACCCGAAAATACTGGCAGAGCGTCGAATAAGCCGCACAGAAATCTTTAACGCACTTTTCGGCGACGATCTCGACGCAAAAACCATGGCACACCGGGCCTACAATAAGTGCTATCGAAATTACTTTGGCAAAGTTAAACCGTTTCAACAAGGCGCTCGAGAATACCTGGCTTCACTAAAACGCCTTGGCATTATCGTTGGTGTTGCCACCAATCGCAGCCGAGAATTTTTTGAACACGAGCTGCGCACTGTGGACGATGGCTCATGGCCACGCTTGATTGAATTGTCAACTTGTGCAGATGACGTCACCCACTACAAGCCTGATCCTCAGGTGATTCGTTATGCACTGGCACAGAGTGACATCTACCCCAAGCCAGACACTTGGTACATCGGCGACAGCTACCTTGATATGGTAACGGCCAAAGAGGCCGGAGTAACGGCTGTATTCTACAACGGCGGCTGCCGCACACCAGATGAACTGAACCAGCTTTTCTCCGAGGACGAACGCTATGTTCCTGATGCCATCATCAACAGCTTTGAAGAACTGATGGATCAATTGGAACAAGTGCAAGACAACAATCCAGATGCATTTGAAAAGATCGTCAGTAAGGCACGGCCACCTGCTTTTCCGGCGCCGAAGGCCCCTCCGCTGCATATTGAACCAGACTGGCATCCTTCTGTTGCCAAACTTACCGCCCCACGCATCATTCTTTTCGATTGGCATGCCACTCTTGTAGATACGCTGGACGCCATGTACCGCGCAGTGGATGATATGCTGCCCGAACTGGAACAACATGGCTTGCTAACGCGCATGGTTGATCCTCAGCAAAGCAAGTCACCCGATGATGCCAGACTGGTGGAATACGTTCGCAGCTACGCGCAATTACATCCCAAAATAAAAGCCGATCGTAAAATTTCACGCACTGATATTTTTGAAGTTCTGTTTGGCGAAGATCAGGAAGCAAAGCAAATAGCGCATAGAATTTTTAATCAGCATTATCGTAACCATTTCGGCACGGTGTTGCCTTTTGAACCCCAAGTACGCAGCGTCATGGTAGGCCTTAAAGCACTAGGTCTAAAACTTGGGGTCATTACTAACCGTGATCGTGAGTTCTTCGAGCACGAAATCAAAGCAGTAGAGGGCGGCACGTGGGTCAATCTATTTGACACCATGATATGCGGAGATGACACCGTCAATCGCAAACCTCATCCTGACCAGCTGATTGAATCAGCTGCCCAACTCCACCGGGAACCGGCCATGGATATCTGGTACGTGGGAGACAGTACCACTGACATCATCGCTTCCAAATTAGGTGGATTTACCGGCGTATTCTTCAACGGTGCTCAATGGGATCGAAATTGGCTACATACCATCTTTCCCGGTAACGATCGCTACCCTCACAAGCCGGATGTAGTGGTGAATGATTTTTCAGAATTCTGGGCCTTGGTACTGGCTTGCCTGCGCAATGCAGCCACCTAA
- a CDS encoding response regulator transcription factor, translating into MVDDANVLLIDDDAVFLQTLSRSLGRKGLSVDTAQDESVAMPLLRQRHYDLVLLDLNLAGESGLNLLDQIKVLRPNQRVVMLTAYASIATAVEAVKKGADNYLCKPINASEIMGLFADADISQDASIEETPFSVDRLEWEHLQKVLMDYNGNISATARALNMHRRTLQRKLQKRPVQK; encoded by the coding sequence ATGGTTGATGACGCAAACGTGCTTTTAATAGATGATGATGCTGTTTTTTTGCAGACATTAAGCCGTTCTTTAGGGCGAAAAGGATTGTCAGTCGACACCGCTCAGGATGAATCTGTAGCTATGCCGCTTTTACGGCAGCGACATTATGATTTGGTTTTGTTGGATTTGAACCTGGCAGGTGAAAGTGGTTTAAACTTGTTGGATCAGATTAAAGTGTTGCGTCCAAATCAGCGTGTAGTCATGCTCACCGCTTATGCCAGTATTGCAACGGCGGTGGAAGCTGTTAAAAAGGGGGCGGATAACTATCTTTGCAAGCCGATCAATGCCAGCGAAATTATGGGGCTGTTTGCGGATGCTGACATTAGTCAGGATGCCTCAATTGAAGAAACGCCCTTCAGTGTGGATAGGTTGGAATGGGAGCACCTGCAGAAAGTATTGATGGATTACAACGGCAACATATCGGCTACTGCCAGGGCGTTGAATATGCACCGACGCACTTTGCAACGAAAATTGCAAAAGCGGCCAGTGCAAAAATAA